The Cytobacillus oceanisediminis genomic interval ATTCTCTGCTGCCTATTTATCAATTCCTTGTAAGTGCACAAAAAAACAGCTCCTTTTCAGAAGCTGATTTTCTATGCCAAATACCGATCGCCAAGAATTTCTCTAAGGTGCTGCCTGACCCGATACAATTTTGTTTTGACAGTGTTTGGGTTGAGATGGAGAATGTCCGCTATTTCTCTCTCCTTTAGCCCGTGCTTTGTTTTAAGCAGGAAAACCCTTTTCTGTTCATAGGAGAGGGTATCCACATAAGCGTATATCTGCTCCTCAAGTAAATTGACTTCTGCTTCCTGCCCAGCATCAATATATTTACTTTCCATGCAGTTTTCAAAATCAACAGAATCCTGTATTCTCTCATTTGTCCTTCTTTCTTTTCGGACAAAATCAATCGCAGTTCTGGTTGCAATCGAAGATAACCAGCCCCCCAGCTTTTCCTGATCATCAATGCTGTCCATTTTTTTATATGCTTTGAGCAGCGATTCCTGTACAACGTCCTGTGCAAGATAATGATCCCTAGTAATATTATAAGCAATATGATAGAGCCGTTTATTGTAGAGCCTGCAGATCTCTCTCATATCCATTGAAGG includes:
- a CDS encoding RNA polymerase sigma factor gives rise to the protein MIKPSMDMREICRLYNKRLYHIAYNITRDHYLAQDVVQESLLKAYKKMDSIDDQEKLGGWLSSIATRTAIDFVRKERRTNERIQDSVDFENCMESKYIDAGQEAEVNLLEEQIYAYVDTLSYEQKRVFLLKTKHGLKEREIADILHLNPNTVKTKLYRVRQHLREILGDRYLA